Genomic segment of Acinetobacter larvae:
TTTTGCTAAACATGAATAAATATCTCAGAATGAACAATAAATTTATGTGAAATTTACCTCATTTAATCCGACGAACCTATAGTTATTCAGTGTATGTGCGTTGCTAAAGTTTAACGACCACGTCCAACTAAAATGACAATGTCTAACTAAAATGACCATGTCCAACTAAAATTGTGCCAGCCCTAAAAAAGAGAGCCAACACATTAGGAAGGCTCTCATGACGACACGGCTAACAGTAAGAAAAGTTATTTTTGTTGTTTTATGATGATTGGCATTTGTAGACATCACCTTATTCAGCGCTGAAGGTGTTGGGATCTCTACAAAGCAGATGAGGACCTTGTAGAGTCGATCAGAACAAACTCGGTTGCTTGTCTTACAAATTTTATTAGAGCCATCTTTGACTCATAGGTTTTATAGCAATTGTTATGCCAAGTACCTATTCGAGAAGTTCTTCTAGAAGCGCATTTAGAAACTAACTTATAATCTAAGCTATTATTTATATTGATGAAATTTTAGTATTTTAACAGCATCATGCCGTTATTTGAATCACCATGTATAGCACTCATCCCCACAAACTGATCATACGCACCGCCACACAGCACGCTGCTGAATGCCATAAATAAGTTCATCATGTACTATTCCAGTGCAACTTGACCAGACTGGTCATGAAAGCACCATGTCTTATAAATAGAACACTACATCATACTTACAATATTTTGTTCCAATAATGCCCTGCGTAAGATAGACCTCAATGAGCAACATTGAAGTGAGTCCACGATGAAAACAACTATCCATCGCAGTGAAGCGCGCGGCTATATCGATCATGGCTGGCTAAAAACACATCATAGTTTTTCCTTTGGTCAATGGTATGATCCAGACCTTATGGGTGTCGGCGCACTACGGGTGATTAATGAAGATATTATTGCACCCCAACGTGGTTTTGCCACCCACCCACACAAGGACATGGAAATTTTGACTTATGTTATTTCTGGTACCTTGACCCATCAAGACAGTATGGGCAACCAAACACACATTACTGCCGGCGAATGGCAACTCATGCGAGCAGGTACAGGTATTCGTCACAGTGAGGTTAACCAAGGTCCAGAAGCAGTACATCTATTTCAAATATGGATACAACCCGACCAACTCAATCTACAACCGCATTATCAACAGATTCGACTAGATGCCAAGGAAACGCCCAATCAATGGCAGCAAATTGCAGCAAATGATCAACAAGCACCGATGCATATCCATCAACAGGTACGGATCGAAACTGCCTATCTGCAACAGCAGCAACAGTTGGCATTGCCACTCACTGGGCAAAAAGGCTATTTGCATGTTATTGATGGTGAAGTCATTGTCAATCAGCAGCGGTTAAGCCAAGGCGATGCTATACAGATTGATCAAGCCACTGCTATTTTAGCCCAAACGCATAGCCATTTACTTTATTTTGACTTGGCAATCGCGCAGCCCGAATAGCTTTGCTGTAAAACAGCCATGTGATAAAACGTCATGTGGTAAAACAGTCATATGGTAAAACATTGATGTAATACACAGCCCCCCAGCGTTGATGAGCAACGGCTGGGGGGCTGTATATTGTATGCGCACACGCTATAAACTCAATTTTCTTTGGCTAGTCTACAAACTTGACCACCGTCCCCGCACTGACCTTACGCCCAAGATCATTGGCATCCCAATTGGTGAGGCGAATACAACCATGCGATGCCGTTTTAGAAATCAGACTTGGATTTGCTGTACCGTGAATGCCAAAACTGGGTTTGCTCAATGCAATCCAAATATTACCGACTGGACCATTTGGACCCGGTGGTAAAGTCAACGGTTTATTATTTTTCCCTTGAACAAAGTTTTTAGGTGAATAACCATAAAATGGATTTTTGACCACTTTGGTAATGGTATGCGTGCCCTTGGGCGATGGCGTATTGCTCGCACCAATACTGGCAGGAAAAGATGCTACCATTTGATTTTGCGCATTAAACATATACAGTTGCCGCGCACCTTTATGCGCCACAATCAAAGTAATGTCTGTAGGCAGTTCATTGCGAACATTGCTGACTACAATACGCTCTCCAACCTTGGAAAAATTGGCTTTGGGATTGATCTGCTTTAAAAAGTTTTCATCCATATGAAACTTCTCTGCCAACATCTCTGAGACACGGGTATAGTGCAGACCTTGCATTTTTGCCTGCAATGCGTAATCCCGCGGAATACTATTGACATACGGACCTTTTAAGTCTTCGGCCTGAATCGTATAGTACTGAAATGCATCCTGCTGTTGTCTTGCCACTAAATGTTCCCAGGTCTCACGATCCAAAGTCCCACTAATATTCAAAGCATTCATCTGTTGATATGCGGAAAGCGCTTTTAAAAAATTTTTCCCACTCATAGCATCAATCGCACCGGGTGAAGCATGCTGGGTATTCAACATAACTTGTGCGCGTGCGTAGGCCGGGAATTGCCCCCGTCCCAAACTGGCATCCCATTGTGCTTGATTGAGTTGATCTATTCCCCAAGAAACGGCTACTGTGGGCTTGCTGGCAACTGGGCTTGGTGAATTGGGCTGTGCCTGTAGCAAACCACATATGCTGAGCAACAATACGCTCATCATCAGTTGATAGATAGATTTCCCCTTGGTCATCAATTTCAATTACTCGCTATTCTCATTGTGTTCCATCTCAGCCTAATTCGGCTTAGACTACTAAAATATTTAAAAATATGAATTGGTTCATATTTTAACTATAGTTATATAGTTATTTCTAGTTATAAGATAATT
This window contains:
- a CDS encoding pirin family protein, with translation MKTTIHRSEARGYIDHGWLKTHHSFSFGQWYDPDLMGVGALRVINEDIIAPQRGFATHPHKDMEILTYVISGTLTHQDSMGNQTHITAGEWQLMRAGTGIRHSEVNQGPEAVHLFQIWIQPDQLNLQPHYQQIRLDAKETPNQWQQIAANDQQAPMHIHQQVRIETAYLQQQQQLALPLTGQKGYLHVIDGEVIVNQQRLSQGDAIQIDQATAILAQTHSHLLYFDLAIAQPE
- a CDS encoding L,D-transpeptidase family protein, encoding MMSVLLLSICGLLQAQPNSPSPVASKPTVAVSWGIDQLNQAQWDASLGRGQFPAYARAQVMLNTQHASPGAIDAMSGKNFLKALSAYQQMNALNISGTLDRETWEHLVARQQQDAFQYYTIQAEDLKGPYVNSIPRDYALQAKMQGLHYTRVSEMLAEKFHMDENFLKQINPKANFSKVGERIVVSNVRNELPTDITLIVAHKGARQLYMFNAQNQMVASFPASIGASNTPSPKGTHTITKVVKNPFYGYSPKNFVQGKNNKPLTLPPGPNGPVGNIWIALSKPSFGIHGTANPSLISKTASHGCIRLTNWDANDLGRKVSAGTVVKFVD